The stretch of DNA TATTTAACGTTCTTTTCAAGGTAGGCGATAGCCTGACCTACAGTAGCAATTTGCTCAGCTTGTTCGTCAGGAATAGCCACGTTAAATTCTTTCTCGAATTCCATGATAAGCTCAACTGTATCAAGCGAATCGGCACCTAAATCGTTAGTAAAGCTAGCCTCAGGTGTAACTTCGTTCTCGTCAACACCTAATTTCTCAACGATAATCGCTTTTACTCTTGATGCAATATCTGACATAGTTTTTTGTGTTTAAAAGGTTATTTTTCTAAAATTTTCTGCAAATAAAAGTAAATTAAGGGAACTATTCAAAACTTTTTTTCGTTGTGGCAAGTAATCGCTCATTTATATAGCTTTGCATTAAGTTTAGCTCCTCTTGAATAAAAAAATATTAAAGGTATCATTTGACTACGATTTTACGCTGATCGGCATTATTGCTCCGGCCAGAGACTATCGTTTCTGTTGGTTCTTCAATAAAGAATTGTTTTTCAATTTAGTAAAAACTGATGAGATTATTCTTACGAATAAATTAAATCAGGAAGTTTATTTTTCTAAATACCACCAATTTTTTGAAGAAGGCGAACAAGATTTTTACGTGCTGGCCAATAAAGGTTCGGAAGGATACCTTGTACCCGAAAGAAAAGAAGTCGACTTTTTTCTTCTTATCCATAATATGAACTATAAAGCCGACAAAGAGACCTTATTAAGCCGTATTAACAAAATGAGCATCACGCAAACTGCCTTTTTTATAGATGCCAATCAACTAAAATCGAGAGATAATTTGCTCTTTTAGACTATTAACATATTATTATATTGTTGATATAAAAGTTAGCATACAGTTATAGAAACAAATTGTATTTTTGCCCCCGCAAACTCGAAACTTATTATGAACGAATTACACAACAGAACAAAGATTGTGGCTACCCTTGGGCCTGCTTCCGCAAAAAAGGAAGTACTGCTGCAAATGATAAAGGCAGGCCTTAACGTTTGTCGAATTAATTTCTCCCACGGCAAACACGAAGAACACCTCCAAACCATCAACCTCATCCGCGAAATCAATCTAGAAAATAATTTTAATGTGGGAATACTTGCTGACCTTCAAGGCCCTAAGATCCGTATTGGTGATATGGAGAATAATGGGGTGGCGTTTGCTGCAGGTGATATCGTTAACATCATTACTACTCCTAAAGTAGGTGATAAGGAATCTATCTACATTACTTATACAGCTTTTCCTAAAGATGTTAATCCGGGTGAAATTTTCTTGTTGGATGACGGTAAAATGCAGATGCGTGTTTTAGATACCAACAAAACTGATACCGTTAAAGCTGAAGTAATTTATGGCGGCATCTTGTCTTCTAAGAAAGGTGTTAACCTTCCGTTTACGAAAACAAGTACCCCAAGCTTAACGGAAAAAGACCGTGAAGATCTTGAATTTGCTTTAAAGCATAATATTGACTGGATCGGACTTTCATTTGTTCGAGAAGCAAAAGACATTATTGATCTTAAAAAGATCATTGCTAAAAGTGGCAGTACAGCTAAAGTTGTTGCTAAGATTGAAAAACCAGAAGCTATTGACAACATTGATTCAATTATCGATGTTACGGATGGTGTGATGGTTGCTCGTGGTGACTTGGGTGTTGAAATGCCAATGGAAGAGGTTCCATTATTGCAAAAGCAAATCGTTAGAAAATGTAATGCCTTGGCAAAACCGGTAATTATTGCTACTCAAATGATGGATTCGATGGTTGCTAACCCTCGTCCAACACGTGCAGAAGCAAATGACGTTGCCAACTCAGTATTAGATGGTGCTGATGCAGTAATGTTAAGTAACGAAACCTCAGTTGGTTTATACCCTGTTATTGTTATTGAGGCCATGAGCTCTATTGTCCGCAATATTGAAAACGGAATGTACCCTTATTATAATGATTCTCAGATTGAGGAGCATCCTGAGACTTTCTTAGCGGACTCAGTTTGTAATTCAGCCGTTTATCTTGCTGAGAAAACCAGTGCAAAAGCAATCGTTGCCATGACATTCTCAGGCTATTCAGCTTATCAAATTGCAAGTCAGCGCCCTAAAGCACGTACCTTTGTCTTTACTGGTAATCGTGATTTAATGAACAGTATAAGTTTAGTATGGGGTGTAAAAGCATTTTACTATGATAAGTTTGAAACCACTGACCAAACAATCAAAGAGGTGAACAACATTTTAAAAGAGAATGGATTTGTTCAAGAAGGTGAAGTGATCATCAATACTTTCTCTACTCCTATTGCTGAAAAAGGAAGAACAAACACGATCAAAGTAAGTGTAGCTTAATAGCTGTTCTCGACGTATAAATTTTAAAAAGGCGACTTCTGCAGAGTCGCCTTTTTTATGTCTCCCTCACTAAGTTTTCCACATCCTTACTTCCTCAATTTCAGGCAATAATATTTCACCTTGCGCCTCTGGTAAGGCTCTGTATTTTTTATGTGGAAAACTGTAAATCACATTCTTATCATAGCATCGTTAAATTTAATGTACGGCTCTCCTGCTTAAAAATGCAATCGTTTGACTGTGGAAAACGTGTTCATTTTTTATAGCACTTACTGTCATGATCTTAAAGATCAAACTTATGAAACCTGCACAATATCATGCATGCAGGATAGAGCAAAACCTACATTTAAACAATAATAATTGATTCGTATGAAAAAGAACACTGACCAACGTAGAGGGTTAAAAGTCAACCGGCATTTTACCCAGGAAGGCATAAGTCCACTCGACATGTTTAGCTATGAAAAGCGATCATCAGTAATCAGAAATCCGGCAGGCGATGCCGTTTTTGAGATGAACAATGTTGAAGTGCCTACTTCGTGGTCGCAAGTGGCTACCGATATTCTTGCTCAAAAATATTTCAGAAGAGCCGGCGTCCCTCAGCCTGATGGAACATTAGGATCAGAAACTTCAATTAAACAAGTAGCACACCGTATGGCCAATTGTTGGATGGACTGGGGTAAACGCTACAACTATTTTGCTTCTGATGAAGATGCACAAGTATTTTATGACGAATTAGTGTACACCCTTACAGCACAAATGGCAGCACCTAATTCACCTCAATGGTTTAACACCGGACTTTATACTTCCTACGGCATATCAGGATCGCCGCAAGGACATTATTATGTTGACCCTAAAACCGAAGAGTTAAAAAAATCTACTTCTGCCTATGAGCGACCTCAACCTCACGCATGTTTTATACTATCTGTTGATGATGATTTAGTGAATGATGGTGGAATTATGGACCTGTGGGTACGTGAAGCACGCATTTTTAAATATGGATCAGGAGTTGGAACCAATTATTCTAAGATAAGAGGTGAATATGAAAAACTTTCTGGCGGCGGAACTTCATCAGGCTTAATGTCATTCTTAAAAGTTGGAGACAGAGCTGCTGGAGCAATCAAATCAGGAGGAACAACCAGACGCGCAGCCAAAATGGTATGTCTTGACCTTGATCATCCAGAAATCGTTCAATTTATCGACTGGAAAGTTGAAGAAGAAAAAAAAGTAGCCGCCTTAATTGCAGCCGGATACGCATCTGACTACGAAGGTGAGGCTTATCGAACAGTTGCCGGTCAAAACTCCAATAATTCTGTTCGCATACCAAATTCATTCTTCAAAGCATTGGAGCAAGATCTGGACTGGGAAACAAAAGCCCGAACCAATGGTAAAACAATGAGCAGCATACCATCCAAAAAACTTTGGGATAAGATTGGTTTTGCGGCCTGGGCTTGCGCAGATCCGGGCGTTCAGTACGACACCACCATCAATGAATGGCATACCTGTCCGGAAGGAGGTAGAATCAATGCATCTAATCCGTGTTCGGAATACATGTTCCTTGATAATACAGCCTGTAATTTAGCTTCAATCAATTTACAACACTTCTTTAATCCCGAGACATTAACTTTTGATGTTAAAGGATTTGAACATATTTGTCGCCTATGGACCATGGTACTCGAAATATCAGTATTAATGGCTCAATTCCCATCTAAAGAAGTTGCTCAACTATCTTATGATTACCGTACACTTGGACTAGGTTATGCTAACCTTGGCTCTATGTTAATGGTAGCAGGCATTCCGTATGACAGTGAGAAAGCTCGCGCCATTGGAGGAGCTCTAACAGCTATCATGACTGGAACAGCTTACGCAACTTCAGCCGAAATGGCTCAGCATTTAGGCGCATTTAAAGAGTTTAAAAAAAATAAAGAGCACATGATGCGCGTTATGCGCAATCATCGTTATGCAGCTTACAACACAACTGATGCCTACGAAAATTTAGAGATAGCTCCACCGGGTATTGATCCTAAATTCTGTCCGGACTATTTATTGTCAGCAGCATGCAATGCGTGGGATAAAGCAGTTGAACTGGGTGAGAAATATGGCTACCGAAATGCACAAACCACTGTTATCGCCCCTACCGGAACCATCGGATTAGTAATGGATTGCGATACCACTGGAATAGAGCCTGATTTTGCTTTGGTAAAATTCAAGAAACTTTCAGGTGGTGGTTATTTCAAAATCATTAACCAGGCCATTCCAACTGCTCTTAAAAATCTTGGATATCAGTCTCATGAAATTGAAGGAATTGTGAATTATGCCAAAGGTACAGGCTCTATCCAAAATGCACCGCATATCAACTTTAAATCATTAGCAGCAAAAGGCTTTACTGATGCTGATCTTGAGCGTTTGGATAAAGCAATTCTTTCAGCATTCGAAATCAGTTTTGCTTTTAATGTTTGGACCTTAGGAGAAGAGTGCCTTTCGCGCTTAGGGTTTAAGTCGGAACAGTACAGTGATTCATCTTTTAGTTTATTGAAAGCACTTGGCTTTAGCAATCAACAAATTTCGCAAGCAAATGATTTTGTTTGTGGAACCATGACTATAGAAGGTGCACCTTATTTAAAACAAGAACATTACCCTATTTTTGATT from Solitalea canadensis DSM 3403 encodes:
- the pyk gene encoding pyruvate kinase, whose protein sequence is MNELHNRTKIVATLGPASAKKEVLLQMIKAGLNVCRINFSHGKHEEHLQTINLIREINLENNFNVGILADLQGPKIRIGDMENNGVAFAAGDIVNIITTPKVGDKESIYITYTAFPKDVNPGEIFLLDDGKMQMRVLDTNKTDTVKAEVIYGGILSSKKGVNLPFTKTSTPSLTEKDREDLEFALKHNIDWIGLSFVREAKDIIDLKKIIAKSGSTAKVVAKIEKPEAIDNIDSIIDVTDGVMVARGDLGVEMPMEEVPLLQKQIVRKCNALAKPVIIATQMMDSMVANPRPTRAEANDVANSVLDGADAVMLSNETSVGLYPVIVIEAMSSIVRNIENGMYPYYNDSQIEEHPETFLADSVCNSAVYLAEKTSAKAIVAMTFSGYSAYQIASQRPKARTFVFTGNRDLMNSISLVWGVKAFYYDKFETTDQTIKEVNNILKENGFVQEGEVIINTFSTPIAEKGRTNTIKVSVA
- a CDS encoding vitamin B12-dependent ribonucleotide reductase, whose protein sequence is MKKNTDQRRGLKVNRHFTQEGISPLDMFSYEKRSSVIRNPAGDAVFEMNNVEVPTSWSQVATDILAQKYFRRAGVPQPDGTLGSETSIKQVAHRMANCWMDWGKRYNYFASDEDAQVFYDELVYTLTAQMAAPNSPQWFNTGLYTSYGISGSPQGHYYVDPKTEELKKSTSAYERPQPHACFILSVDDDLVNDGGIMDLWVREARIFKYGSGVGTNYSKIRGEYEKLSGGGTSSGLMSFLKVGDRAAGAIKSGGTTRRAAKMVCLDLDHPEIVQFIDWKVEEEKKVAALIAAGYASDYEGEAYRTVAGQNSNNSVRIPNSFFKALEQDLDWETKARTNGKTMSSIPSKKLWDKIGFAAWACADPGVQYDTTINEWHTCPEGGRINASNPCSEYMFLDNTACNLASINLQHFFNPETLTFDVKGFEHICRLWTMVLEISVLMAQFPSKEVAQLSYDYRTLGLGYANLGSMLMVAGIPYDSEKARAIGGALTAIMTGTAYATSAEMAQHLGAFKEFKKNKEHMMRVMRNHRYAAYNTTDAYENLEIAPPGIDPKFCPDYLLSAACNAWDKAVELGEKYGYRNAQTTVIAPTGTIGLVMDCDTTGIEPDFALVKFKKLSGGGYFKIINQAIPTALKNLGYQSHEIEGIVNYAKGTGSIQNAPHINFKSLAAKGFTDADLERLDKAILSAFEISFAFNVWTLGEECLSRLGFKSEQYSDSSFSLLKALGFSNQQISQANDFVCGTMTIEGAPYLKQEHYPIFDCANRCGNIGKRYIHAHGHIRMMASAQPFLSGAISKTINLPNEATVDQILDCYQLSWELGLKANALYRDGCKLSQPLSTKSDVKEEEKIDAVEDALGRAAELKIQELSPEQVLEAAIHILNKSEDTVFKRQLSSIVERKRLPQRRGGFTQKAHVGGQTIFVRTGEYQDGTLGEIFVDMHKEGASFRSLMNCFSIAVSLGLQYGVPLEEFVDKFTFTRFEPSGMVIGHDNIKSSTSVIDYIFRLLGYEYLNRTDLVHVITKQNASLNNPQLIDEDINPDKNNVFESSVINTRVTSDSSEMKFKSLDISGGVQSDAPACNTCGHITVRSGTCYKCLNCGNSLGCS
- a CDS encoding IPExxxVDY family protein codes for the protein MNKKILKVSFDYDFTLIGIIAPARDYRFCWFFNKELFFNLVKTDEIILTNKLNQEVYFSKYHQFFEEGEQDFYVLANKGSEGYLVPERKEVDFFLLIHNMNYKADKETLLSRINKMSITQTAFFIDANQLKSRDNLLF
- a CDS encoding acyl carrier protein codes for the protein MSDIASRVKAIIVEKLGVDENEVTPEASFTNDLGADSLDTVELIMEFEKEFNVAIPDEQAEQIATVGQAIAYLEKNVK